The segment GAAAGATCGTGGGTTGGTCACTAAGCACGACGATGACCACACAGGCTACTGTATTAGCTGCATGGAAAATGGCAATCAAAAACAGACCTATTACTAAAGCCTTGTTATTTCATTCAGATCGAGGCGTGCAATATGCTGCGTATGCTTTTTCTGATCATCTCAAGCGAGAGGGAGTCAAGCAGAGCATGAGCAGAAAAGGGAATTGTTGGGACAATGCTGTTGCTGAAAGCTTTTTCAAAATACTCAAGTCTGAAATGGTCAGCCATGTCAATTACTACAGTATCCTTCAAGCTAAAACTCAAATATTTGAATTCATTGAAGTTTGGTACAATAGAAAAAGGAAACATGCCTATCTAGGCTATAAAACACCCGATGAATTTGGGGAAGATAATTATTCAAAATGCGCTTAACTATTTGTCCACTTTTTTGTTGCAAGTCCACTTTCGAACAAACAACAGCAGACTTTCACACAAACGACACTACGTTTTGGAGTAAATCTGCGCAGGTTTTTGGAGACAAGTAAAATGGCCTTTGAAATGGGTATAGGGGTAGTTTGGGATAGTTAATATTCACCACAAGAATTTTTGTTCAGCTAGACCTAGCGCCTGTCACGCTGAGGTTCTCTCCTTGTCACTCTGAGGCTCTCGAAGAGTAGACAAGCCGTACCGAAGCATCAGCACTTCCTGTCTACTCTGGTTAGAAAGCACTTTTGGGAATTGAACTCAGCTCAATAGGACATTTCCAGGATCTTTTCAGCTACTTGTGGTGTGATGTCACCATGTTCTCCGAGTTTGGATAGACCATGATCCTGGAGGCTTTGCGCAGCTTTGGCAGCAAATCCTTGATAGTCGTCGGTATAGTCTCTTAGCCTGGTTTTGATGCCCAAGGATTGGTAAAAGGTCTCTGTTTTTTTGATTGCAGCTTTGGCTTTTTCTTCTACTGTACCTGTGCTGATGCCCCAGATACGTTCGGCATATTGTGCCAATTTTTCTTTCTTCTTGTCAAACTGATGATGGTAGGCATTGGGCAATACGATAGCCAATGTCCGGGCATGGTCTACGCCATAGTGGGCGGTGATTTCGTGAGCGATCATGTGTACACTCCAATCGGTTGGTACCCCTTTTTGAATCAGGCCATTGAGTGCCAGGGTACAGCACCACATGAAGTTGGCGGCTACTTCGTAGTTGCTGGGGTCTTTCATGATGCGTGGAGCTACTTCTATCAAAGTCTGCATGATGGATTCAGAAAAGCGATCTTGTAGATGTGCCTCAGTAGGGTAGGTCATATACTGCTCCAAGACATGTGTGTAGGCATCTGCCACGCCATTGGCGAGTTGTCTCTCAGGGATGGATGCCACGACTGATGGATCACAGATGGAAAACTGTGGAAACAAGCCAGGTCCTCCCATGGCTAATTTTTCGTTGGTTTCTGCTCGGCTGACAACTGCTCCGCTGTTCATTTCACTCCCTGTGGCGGGTAGTGTGAGGATGGTTCCAAATGGCATGCCTTTGACTGTACGAATCCTGTTGGCCAAAATATCCCATGGAGAGTCTCCCTCATACATGGCAGCGGAGGACAAGAATTTGGTGCCATCTATGACGGATCCACCACCTACTGCGAGTAGGAAATCAATTTTCTCAGATTGAATCACTTCCAGTGCTTTCAACAACGTGCTGTATTGAGGGTTGGCTTCTATACCTGCAAACTCGATGACTTCAAAACCTTTTAGCGCAGCAATGGTCTGATCATATACGCCATTGCTTTTGATACTGCCACCACCATAGATCACGAGGACTTTGCTGCCTGCGGGAATGAGCGTGCTGATTTTGGTGATTTGGCCTTTGCCAAAGATGAGATTGGTGGGATTGTATAATTCAAAATTCTTCATTTTGCTTTTTTATTGTTAGTCAGTTCAACTGAACTCGTTTCCTAAAGGTTTTGGTGTTTGCAGGGTCTGGAAAAAGAAAAGCCCTAATCTGTAGAGATTGGGGCTTTTCTTTTCTTTATATGAAGACAAACATTAGAATGCCTCTTTTGCTACTGTCTTGCCAAGAGTTTTCCCTGTTTTGGCAAATGCCTCTGCGATTCTATATGATGAGTCAAAGTCATAACCCATCGCGTCTTGTCCAGGAGCCATACTCATATCAACAACAGCAACTTCTTTACCATCTACTGTAAAAGTAGCCGTGGTACTCAAATAAGCTGGTTTTCTTTGTACGCCTACATTATAGCCAGGATCTAAATAATAGACATTAAGAGTAATGGTACAAGTAGCATCTGCATTATCTCTACTTGCAGTTACTCCATTGCCAGACAATACGTCATTGAAGAGTTCTTCGAACTTATCGAAGAATTTGCCGCCTTCTTTGTTTTCTTGCCATTTTGCTGCCCATGCGTCACCTGTACCCGCCTCTTTCTTATTCTTTTTTTCTATGTTTTCTGCAACATAATCTGCTTCAGATTTTTTCCCAAGTTTCAAATTATCATCATAGGTATATACCATGTTGAAAGATTTGTTTCCGGCTACATCTTTTAATTTTCCGGAAGTGACTTTGAGTTTTTGTGCCTGCGTACCCAACGCAAACAAGACAAGTACTGCAACGAGTACTGGCTTAAGGTTAAAATTCATAATATCGGTTCTTTAGTTTTATTGATTATTCAAATTACAAATGTTTTCGAATAATCAATAAAGAATGCTCCCTTTTTATCCATATGAAATAAGAGCAATAGGTTGATGGATATGAAGGTCAATGAGGAGAACATTTCACTACAAGTAGCTATCGCTTTCACTACAGGTAGCGATTGATACAGTCCAAATATGCTCGCACTTTTGCATTGTTTAGAATTAATCTAAATAATGGAAGAGACAGTATTGAACAAACTCACGATTATAACCCTGATGTTTTTGCTTTGTAGAGGAGCAGCACTTGGACAGGATCTGGAATTCCAGTTTCTGGATCACGAAAGCCATGAGCCCATCGTTGGGATGGTAGTGCTGCTCCGATCTACTGCCACTGAGCAACTGAGTCAGGGGGTCACAGACCTAGAGGGTATCTACAGGACACAAATGCCCTGGCCTGTGGAGATAGAGACAAAGCACCTCAGTTATGAGCCTCATCACCAGACGATTGCATCAGGTCATCGGCATGTATTTCATGTCCGAGCCAATGCTACTGTGATGGAAGATGTCACAGTGACCTCAGACCCTTATCAAAACTATTCTACCAACAAGGATTTGTTTGTAGTGGAAGAGATGAGCAGACAGATGATCGATCAACTGGGTGGCAATGATCTCGGTGACTTGCTCAACTTCAACGCTAACATCTCTGTCACTCCAGATGCGGGTACGGGGCGATCTACCGTCAGTATGTTTGGTCTGAGTGGGGAATATGTCAAAATACTCTTAGACAATGTGCCCATCGTGAGTGACAATGGGGTGGGCAATGATATCGACATCACACAAATCAATCTGGACAATGTAGAAAGAATAGAAGTGGTAGAAGGGTCGATGGGCGTCATGTATGGATCGAATGCCGTAGCGGGCATCATCAACATCATTACCAAAAAGGACTTGAACGAAAGGCTCATCGTCAAAGCGTCTGTCCAAGAAGAAACAGTGGGCGGTGAGTACAACTGGTCTGATGAGGGGCGACACATCCAGCGCGTGAGTATTGCTGGCAGGGTCAATGATAAATTGAGCCTTTTGGCCTATGCCAATCACAACGATTTCAAAGGATTCAAAAATGATCAGAGGGGAAAAAATTACTACGGAGACGAGGGTGTCAGAGGGTACGAGTGGAATCCCAAAGAGCAGTTCAACCTCAATGGAACTCTTCGTTTTGCCATTTCTCCAGCTACGGCATTGAGTTACAAATTTGCCTTCTATGACGAGGAGTTGGTTATTTATGACACGACTCTCATAGGCGGAGTGGGTGTAGATGGATTGCCCGAATACAAAGCCAAGGATCAAAGTTTCATGACCAAGCGTCAAGTGCATGGTTTGACTTTTGATCAACGCTTTGGTGAGGTTCCTCTCACGGTTTTTGTTTCCTATCAAAACCAAACTCGATACAACGAGCAATACACCTATGACCTGGAAAATCAAATCAAGGTCAGTACAACAGGGCTGACCAAGAATCAATCCAGCGAACTTATTTACTCAAAAGGGGTGGTTAGCAACCTTTTTCCAACGAGAGGCTGGCTCAGCCTGACGACTGGATATGAGCTCGACTATCAAAGTGGCTATGATGCGATTGCCAGTGGTGCCTACTCTAGCAAGGTCTCCGAGCAAAGTCTCAGAAATACGGATTTCTTTTTGCAAAGTGATTTCAACATGGGTACAAATTGGAAGGTATCACCTGGTGTCAGAATCAACAACAATTCAGTTTATGACAATCACCTGATTTGGTCGCTATCAAGCGTGCTTAAGCTCCCCGCCAATGTGGAAACTCAATTGGTAATAGGGTCAGCTTACAAAACACCGAACTACACACAACTTTTCATGTATTTCGTAGATGCCAATCATGACGTGACGGGCAACGCTGACCTAGACCCAGAGGATGGCATCTCCATTTTGCTCAACCTGAGTAAAAAGGGTAAAATGGGTTTGGTGACTTTCAAAAGCGAACTGAAAGGCTACCATTTCAACATCAAAGACAAGATTGATCTGGCCCTCGTCACAGATTCTGATCCCAACACAAGCGCAGACATCCAGCGATCCACCTATCTGAATATCAACCAATATCAGACGCTGGGTATATCGACTAACAATCATATACAGATCAAGAACTTGTCTGTTCAACTAGGAGCGGCTTATACGGGCGTCAGACAATCGATCCAATCAGAAGAAACAGATGAGGACTACCTCTTTACGCTCACTGGTACAGGACAAGTCGCATATCAATTGCCCAAGCAGGGCATAAGCATGGCGTTGAATTTCAAATACAATGGGCCAAATGAGCGATATGATCAGAATGATGATGGAATCAACAAAGTAATTTTGGACTCCTTTTCTTTTCTGGATGCCAGTGTTCAAAAGCATTTTTTTGACTGCTCTCTGGAAGTCAAACTCGGTGCAAGAAACTTGCTGGACGTAGTCTCTGTCAATGCCTCAGGATCATCCTCTGGAGGATTTCATGATAGCTCTGCACCGACCAGCCAGCTCTTTGCCTATGGCAGATCGTATTTCATCAACCTCGCCTACACCTTCAAAAAGTAAGAATTTAATCACTCACAAATCAATAAAATAATGTTAACTAAAATCACATATAAAACACTTTCCATCCTAGCCGTACTCTCGATCCTCTTCAGTGCATGTAGCACCGACGAGGGCGTGGAGAGAATATTCGAGGCTGCTTTTCAGACCAACAGCCTGGGACTCGGTGCTGCCGATGAGAGTAAAGACATAGTCGTCAATTTTTCGATCCCTACGATTCAAGAAACAACCGTGACGATCGAGGTGACCGAAAATGGAGTTAGCTACGGTTCGGATTACGAAACTGAGCCTGTAGCGAGCGAGGGAACGATCACTGTCACAGTACCTGCAGGAGCAACGAGTGCTCAAATCACAGTGACACGATTGGTGGATTTCTTGCCAGCGGGCAACTCTATCGACCTTACATTGGCTTCTATTGCTGGAGAAGAATCTCCTGAGATCGTGGGCAATGCCAAAGTTTCGATTCTCTTCGAGGAGGTAGTGTCTACAGGAGGAACGATCGATTTGCTCACCGGTGGGTCCAACATGCCCAACCAGTGCTACATCGACTTGAGCAACTATACCCAGACGGCGGTCAGAAGAGACACTTGGGAGTTGGCCTTTTATTCAGGAGCTGAGAACAAGGTGTTCTTGAATGCTGCCTTGCTGGTATCAGCGGCTGAGTTGGTAGAATCTACAGACATAGATGCGGTCAATTCTGAAACTGTATTTGCGACAGCTCTGGAATTGTCTTCGTATGGTCAACCTGTCACAGTCAACAATGTGTCAGAGTTGAAACCAGGGATTCCGGTCGGATACTACATGTATGGCAACTACACAGACAACAAGGCTGGTACTGAGACAGCGATCAAAGCAATCTCCGCGACAGATGCTGAAAACAAAGTCTACATCGTATCCCTCGGTTACAGCATACCGGAGGAATCTGAAGGTTCATTGAAAACTACTGAGGATGAAAGAGGACTTTACAAAATAAGAGTACTCCTAGATGGTGAAAACTACAAGCTGCAATATGCCGAACTAGATGCTACTACTCATCAAGAAGTGACCATCAGCAAAGATGCCAGCAACAACCATGTTTTCTTCAGCTTGGTCGATGAAAAAACAGTCGTAGTAGAGCCAGCCAAATCATCTTGGGATATCAACTTCTCAGGCGTGTTTTCATACTTCGAAGGGGGCTTTGGTTTGACTTACTCTGATTATGCCTTGCATAACACACTAGGAGGCACGGGTCTGTATCAGGTACTCAATGCAAGCGATGTGCCGTCTTATGATGATTTTACCTTGGCAGATGTAGAGGAGATGGCTTTCGTTTATGACAACAGAGCTGTCATAGGCAGCGACTGGAGAAACTCAGGGTACAACTCGCCAGCTACGCTCAAAGACGATAGATACTATGTAGTCAAAGACGTAGAAGGGAACTACTTCAAATTGAAATTTACGAGGTTGTCTAGTGAAACAGGTGTTCGTGGACATTCACAGTTTGTGTACGAACTCCTTTAAATCCAGTAGCCTTGAAAGAGATCATCATTGTAATAATCAGAATAGCACTAGGCGCGTTGCTTGTGTATGGAGGAGTCAACAAGTTCATCCCCAAAGCACCGAGACCTAGCAGCACAGAGGTCAGCACGGAGGTGCCGGATCATGTGATTCATATCAAAGCTTTTATAGGTGGATTGAAGCAAAGCGGATATTTCTGGCCCTTCTTGGGCATCGCAGAGATTGTCTGTGGATTGCTACTCATCAGCCAAGTATTGTCCCTAATGGGTGCCGTGATGACGGTACCCATTACACTCAATATTTTCCTGTTTCACCTTTTCCTTGAACCACACGATTTGCCAGAGTTATTGCTCACAGGGCTGTGTCTGGCTGCCAACATAAGTCTATTGGCTTATGATTACCACAGATTGAAATGGATTTTTATACCAAATACAATAAAACTATGAAGCAAATAATAGGACTCCTGCTGGCACTGATCACGGTCTCTGCCACGGCTCAAAACAAGAAAAAACAAGACATAGAGGCGATCAATGCCATGTGTGGTTGCTACGAAGTAGTATTCAACTTTGCGGAGACTTTCTCTCCCAACAAGGAATACAAGTTCTATGACAACTACAAAACTGGCGCATTGGAGTATGTCATCCCTGTAGAGAATGGCAAAGACAAAATCGTCTTGCAGCATCTCTTGGTGATAGGCGATACCATGATCATCAAGCACTGGAGACAGGATTGGCTCTACGAAAACACAGATCTGTATGAGTATGACAAAAATAGCACTTGGAAGTACACCAGCCTCGCTCCTAAATCTGTGACAGGCCAGTGGACTCAAAAAGTCTACCAGGTAGATGACAGCCCGAGATATGAAGGTTCTGCGACTTGGGTACACTACGATGGCAAGCACTATTGGGAAAACACCGCCGATGCACCGCTGCCTCGTCGTGACCATACCAAAAGGAGTGATTACAATGTCATGGTGCGTACCAACAGACAGGAGATCACTAGCTATGGCTGGCTACATGAGCAGGACAATGACAAAGTCCAGCGCGAGGACGATGGCGAAACACTCATCGCA is part of the Reichenbachiella agarivorans genome and harbors:
- a CDS encoding TonB-dependent receptor plug domain-containing protein, translated to MEETVLNKLTIITLMFLLCRGAALGQDLEFQFLDHESHEPIVGMVVLLRSTATEQLSQGVTDLEGIYRTQMPWPVEIETKHLSYEPHHQTIASGHRHVFHVRANATVMEDVTVTSDPYQNYSTNKDLFVVEEMSRQMIDQLGGNDLGDLLNFNANISVTPDAGTGRSTVSMFGLSGEYVKILLDNVPIVSDNGVGNDIDITQINLDNVERIEVVEGSMGVMYGSNAVAGIINIITKKDLNERLIVKASVQEETVGGEYNWSDEGRHIQRVSIAGRVNDKLSLLAYANHNDFKGFKNDQRGKNYYGDEGVRGYEWNPKEQFNLNGTLRFAISPATALSYKFAFYDEELVIYDTTLIGGVGVDGLPEYKAKDQSFMTKRQVHGLTFDQRFGEVPLTVFVSYQNQTRYNEQYTYDLENQIKVSTTGLTKNQSSELIYSKGVVSNLFPTRGWLSLTTGYELDYQSGYDAIASGAYSSKVSEQSLRNTDFFLQSDFNMGTNWKVSPGVRINNNSVYDNHLIWSLSSVLKLPANVETQLVIGSAYKTPNYTQLFMYFVDANHDVTGNADLDPEDGISILLNLSKKGKMGLVTFKSELKGYHFNIKDKIDLALVTDSDPNTSADIQRSTYLNINQYQTLGISTNNHIQIKNLSVQLGAAYTGVRQSIQSEETDEDYLFTLTGTGQVAYQLPKQGISMALNFKYNGPNERYDQNDDGINKVILDSFSFLDASVQKHFFDCSLEVKLGARNLLDVVSVNASGSSSGGFHDSSAPTSQLFAYGRSYFINLAYTFKK
- a CDS encoding iron-containing alcohol dehydrogenase, whose protein sequence is MKNFELYNPTNLIFGKGQITKISTLIPAGSKVLVIYGGGSIKSNGVYDQTIAALKGFEVIEFAGIEANPQYSTLLKALEVIQSEKIDFLLAVGGGSVIDGTKFLSSAAMYEGDSPWDILANRIRTVKGMPFGTILTLPATGSEMNSGAVVSRAETNEKLAMGGPGLFPQFSICDPSVVASIPERQLANGVADAYTHVLEQYMTYPTEAHLQDRFSESIMQTLIEVAPRIMKDPSNYEVAANFMWCCTLALNGLIQKGVPTDWSVHMIAHEITAHYGVDHARTLAIVLPNAYHHQFDKKKEKLAQYAERIWGISTGTVEEKAKAAIKKTETFYQSLGIKTRLRDYTDDYQGFAAKAAQSLQDHGLSKLGEHGDITPQVAEKILEMSY
- a CDS encoding DoxX family membrane protein, with product MKEIIIVIIRIALGALLVYGGVNKFIPKAPRPSSTEVSTEVPDHVIHIKAFIGGLKQSGYFWPFLGIAEIVCGLLLISQVLSLMGAVMTVPITLNIFLFHLFLEPHDLPELLLTGLCLAANISLLAYDYHRLKWIFIPNTIKL
- a CDS encoding HmuY family protein, coding for MLTKITYKTLSILAVLSILFSACSTDEGVERIFEAAFQTNSLGLGAADESKDIVVNFSIPTIQETTVTIEVTENGVSYGSDYETEPVASEGTITVTVPAGATSAQITVTRLVDFLPAGNSIDLTLASIAGEESPEIVGNAKVSILFEEVVSTGGTIDLLTGGSNMPNQCYIDLSNYTQTAVRRDTWELAFYSGAENKVFLNAALLVSAAELVESTDIDAVNSETVFATALELSSYGQPVTVNNVSELKPGIPVGYYMYGNYTDNKAGTETAIKAISATDAENKVYIVSLGYSIPEESEGSLKTTEDERGLYKIRVLLDGENYKLQYAELDATTHQEVTISKDASNNHVFFSLVDEKTVVVEPAKSSWDINFSGVFSYFEGGFGLTYSDYALHNTLGGTGLYQVLNASDVPSYDDFTLADVEEMAFVYDNRAVIGSDWRNSGYNSPATLKDDRYYVVKDVEGNYFKLKFTRLSSETGVRGHSQFVYELL
- a CDS encoding DUF6607 family protein; the encoded protein is MKQIIGLLLALITVSATAQNKKKQDIEAINAMCGCYEVVFNFAETFSPNKEYKFYDNYKTGALEYVIPVENGKDKIVLQHLLVIGDTMIIKHWRQDWLYENTDLYEYDKNSTWKYTSLAPKSVTGQWTQKVYQVDDSPRYEGSATWVHYDGKHYWENTADAPLPRRDHTKRSDYNVMVRTNRQEITSYGWLHEQDNDKVQREDDGETLIAQEKGWNTYTKVEDSKCQVAQQWWNSNQVYWADVRTVWDELFATKKDIALNMKVGDQVLFSRLFGLEKEMMAADVYDSELAKTKIREAIQLHLKSDQLLSAR